The following proteins are co-located in the Microvirga ossetica genome:
- the cobW gene encoding cobalamin biosynthesis protein CobW, translating to MSDLKKIPCTIVTGFLGAGKTTLVRHLLENAGGRRIAVLVNEFGDLGFDGSFIEGCGIEGCTKEDIVELPNGCICCTVADDFVPALNTLLNRPNPPEHILIETSGLALPKPLVRAFNWPDIRSRVTVDGVIAVVDGPAVASGAFADDPDALAAQRAADASVDHENPLEEVFEDQLLCADLIILNKTDQMQAGDKGKVLAEIEEHLPRAVKVIETAHGKVDPTVLLGMGAAVEADLDARPSHHETAEDHDHDDFDSVAIPVDPVATPEALVARVERAAEAAGVLRIKGFAPVDGKPMRLVVQGVGQRVAHHFDRPWKAGEARDGRMVVIGLKGFDVKAVEAALRAG from the coding sequence ATGAGCGACCTGAAGAAGATTCCCTGCACCATCGTCACCGGATTCCTAGGAGCCGGCAAGACCACCCTGGTGCGTCACCTTCTCGAGAATGCCGGCGGTCGCCGCATCGCCGTTCTCGTCAACGAGTTCGGCGATCTCGGCTTCGACGGCTCCTTCATCGAGGGCTGCGGCATCGAAGGCTGCACGAAAGAAGACATCGTCGAACTGCCCAACGGCTGCATATGCTGCACGGTGGCCGACGATTTCGTCCCGGCCCTGAACACGCTGCTCAACCGGCCGAACCCGCCCGAGCACATCCTGATCGAGACCTCGGGCCTCGCCCTGCCCAAGCCCCTGGTGCGCGCCTTCAACTGGCCCGACATCCGCTCCCGCGTCACGGTCGACGGCGTGATCGCCGTGGTCGACGGCCCTGCCGTCGCCTCTGGCGCCTTCGCGGATGATCCGGATGCGCTCGCAGCGCAGCGCGCGGCCGACGCTTCCGTCGATCACGAAAATCCGCTCGAGGAGGTGTTTGAGGACCAGCTTCTCTGCGCCGATCTCATCATCCTCAACAAGACCGACCAGATGCAGGCCGGCGACAAGGGCAAGGTTCTCGCCGAGATCGAGGAACACCTGCCCCGCGCCGTGAAGGTGATCGAGACCGCGCACGGCAAGGTGGACCCGACCGTTCTTCTCGGCATGGGCGCGGCAGTGGAAGCCGATCTCGACGCACGCCCGTCGCATCATGAGACCGCCGAGGATCACGACCACGACGATTTCGACAGCGTCGCGATCCCCGTCGATCCCGTCGCCACGCCGGAGGCGCTCGTCGCCCGCGTCGAGCGCGCGGCGGAAGCGGCCGGCGTGCTGCGCATCAAGGGCTTTGCTCCCGTCGACGGCAAGCCCATGCGCCTCGTGGTCCAGGGTGTCGGCCAGCGCGTCGCGCATCACTTCGACCGCCCCTGGAAGGCCGGCGAAGCGCGTGACGGCCGCATGGTGGTGATCGGCCTGAAAGGTTTCGACGTGAAGGCCGTCGAAGCCGCTTTGCGCGCAGGATGA
- a CDS encoding CbtB domain-containing protein: MSTLIKQAYVTTSSQRLVTVFTAATFGLALVFISGFASPETLHNAAHDWRHSHNFPCH, translated from the coding sequence ATGTCGACTCTGATCAAACAAGCCTACGTCACGACTTCGTCCCAACGTCTCGTCACCGTTTTCACGGCAGCGACCTTCGGCCTTGCGCTCGTTTTCATTTCGGGCTTCGCCTCGCCCGAAACGCTGCACAACGCGGCGCATGACTGGCGCCATTCGCATAACTTCCCCTGCCACTGA
- a CDS encoding DUF1636 family protein, which translates to MTSSHEEICLHVCVTCRQAGGPDDREFRPGAILHRALTEALAHPDAPKVRVEAVECLSVCKRPCTVAISGPGRWTYIYGDLNPETSVETILDGLRRYAATSDGLVPWRERPEAFRKGVVARIPPFKTNSAA; encoded by the coding sequence ATGACCTCATCCCACGAGGAGATCTGCCTGCATGTCTGCGTCACCTGCCGTCAGGCGGGTGGCCCGGACGACAGGGAGTTCCGGCCCGGTGCGATCCTCCACCGGGCCCTGACGGAGGCGCTCGCCCATCCCGACGCACCGAAGGTGCGCGTGGAGGCGGTCGAATGCCTTTCCGTCTGCAAGCGCCCCTGCACCGTTGCGATCTCCGGTCCGGGACGCTGGACCTACATCTATGGCGACCTGAACCCGGAAACCTCGGTCGAGACCATCCTCGACGGGCTGCGCCGCTACGCGGCGACGTCCGATGGCCTTGTGCCCTGGCGCGAGCGCCCGGAAGCCTTCCGCAAGGGCGTCGTCGCCCGCATTCCTCCTTTCAAGACCAACAGCGCGGCCTGA
- the cobN gene encoding cobaltochelatase subunit CobN, whose amino-acid sequence MHLLPVTAISLDDGSEATDLQQPPGDIVVLSFADSDLGALAAAHRLKACGPSLRLASLRRLRHPLSVDLYIDKTAAKARFVLVRCLGGLDYWRYGIEHLAKACRAHGIKLAVLPGDDRPDPRLSAHATVPQALCDELEAYFQAGGIDNMRRLLARIGVEIGETDAVAEPQRAAPRAFAWVPGSLITDRPSIHRPHPEEQSSGCVSKDEGSGIEIGRIAKPESILACLSGERPLAYLLVYRSAVLSGDTQAIEALANALVERGIDPLVLAVSSLKDLEAVAVVRRTIQARRPDIILTTTAFSSRDDADFVLDEAGCPILQAIPAGSAKEAWEASPRGLSAADLAMQIALPEFDGRIAAGPISFKVEEPADPALAFSRRVQAPDAAGIDAVADQAAAWVHLARTPRRERQLALVLSDYPARGGRAGFAVGLDTPASACAILGALEEAGYTAGRDFTVDELMPRLTEGKASFAVPLSAYRAWLDSLPAERRAAIDGRWGEPEDDPAFADDAFRFRTIRAGKILVALQPDRGHGLDRKGFYHDPECPPSHGYLAFYCGLRALENIHALVHLGTHGTTEWLPGKAVALSTQCWPRLAIGAVPVVYPFIVDDPGEAAPAKRRIGAVTIGHLTPQTMGAGLHGEAGALRELVEEFSSAQVLHPGRAQLVAKEIRERAQTSGLAAACGVDDAMPMDEALTRLDAHLCDLGEVTIRDGLHVFGNSAEGFEACAAGEREGLLNALDGRFVVPGPSGSPSRGQTDVLPTGRNLATLDPRAIPTRAATELGWRAAAEVVRRHLQEEGDWPRRIVMDLWASPTLRSGGEDIAHALALMGVRPTWDHASTRVTGFEIVPQPLLDRPRADVTIRVSGAFRDTFPDQIALLDQAVRAVAALSEDDAWNELAAARRRGENLSRVFGSAPGTYGAGVAAQALDGEWTTKGDFGRIYLEGTSHSFGSGGEAHSDESFSHRVEQAEAFVHVSDVAERDILDGDSAADAIGGFAAAAQALGQSPALYSLDTSNPQAPRARTLPEDIDRLVRGRLTNPRWIKGQLRHGWRGAAEIAQGVDALFAFAATTDAVSSAGFDLVFTALIADEPVWHRIGTVNPAAAQAIRDRLADARVRGLWESRLNSVAAFFADGRKEAAE is encoded by the coding sequence ATGCACCTCCTCCCGGTCACAGCGATTTCCCTCGACGACGGCTCGGAGGCCACAGACCTCCAGCAGCCGCCGGGGGATATCGTCGTCCTCTCGTTTGCGGACAGTGACCTCGGTGCGCTGGCGGCTGCGCATCGTTTGAAGGCATGCGGACCATCGCTCCGCCTCGCCTCGCTGCGCCGCCTGCGCCATCCCCTTTCCGTCGATCTTTATATCGACAAGACCGCCGCCAAGGCGCGCTTCGTCCTGGTGCGCTGCCTCGGCGGGCTCGATTACTGGCGCTACGGGATCGAGCACCTCGCGAAGGCCTGCCGCGCTCACGGCATCAAGCTCGCGGTGCTGCCCGGCGACGACCGCCCCGATCCGCGGCTCTCAGCTCATGCGACCGTGCCGCAAGCTCTCTGCGACGAGCTGGAGGCCTATTTCCAGGCCGGCGGCATCGACAACATGCGCCGACTGCTCGCGCGGATCGGCGTCGAGATTGGTGAGACGGACGCAGTCGCTGAGCCACAACGCGCGGCTCCACGGGCCTTCGCGTGGGTGCCTGGAAGTTTGATTACAGACAGGCCTTCAATTCACAGACCTCATCCTGAGGAGCAGTCCTCAGGCTGCGTCTCGAAGGATGAGGGCAGTGGGATTGAAATCGGCAGAATCGCTAAACCGGAATCCATCCTCGCCTGCCTCTCCGGCGAACGCCCCCTCGCCTACCTTCTCGTCTATCGCTCCGCCGTTCTCTCCGGCGACACGCAGGCCATCGAAGCTCTCGCAAACGCTCTCGTCGAGCGCGGCATCGATCCGCTCGTGCTCGCGGTCTCGAGCCTGAAAGACTTGGAAGCAGTGGCTGTCGTTCGGCGCACGATCCAAGCACGCCGTCCCGATATCATCCTGACCACGACGGCGTTCTCATCCCGCGACGATGCAGATTTCGTGCTCGACGAAGCCGGCTGCCCGATCCTGCAAGCCATTCCTGCAGGCAGCGCGAAAGAAGCGTGGGAGGCTTCTCCGCGCGGGTTGTCCGCCGCCGATCTCGCCATGCAGATCGCCCTGCCGGAATTCGACGGCCGCATCGCCGCCGGTCCCATCTCGTTCAAGGTAGAAGAGCCCGCAGACCCGGCGCTCGCCTTCTCGCGCCGGGTGCAGGCACCGGATGCGGCCGGCATCGATGCCGTGGCCGATCAGGCAGCCGCATGGGTGCATCTTGCCCGCACGCCACGGCGCGAGCGACAACTGGCGCTCGTGCTTTCCGATTATCCCGCCCGCGGCGGACGGGCCGGCTTCGCGGTCGGGCTCGATACGCCAGCCAGCGCCTGCGCGATCCTCGGTGCGCTCGAGGAAGCCGGATACACAGCCGGACGAGATTTCACCGTCGATGAGCTGATGCCGCGTCTCACTGAAGGCAAGGCTTCGTTCGCCGTTCCGCTTTCCGCCTATCGCGCCTGGCTCGACAGCCTGCCGGCAGAACGGCGTGCCGCCATCGACGGGCGCTGGGGGGAACCCGAGGACGATCCCGCCTTCGCCGACGATGCCTTCCGCTTCCGCACGATCCGCGCCGGAAAGATCCTCGTCGCGCTTCAGCCCGACCGCGGTCATGGCCTCGACCGCAAAGGGTTCTATCACGATCCCGAATGCCCGCCGAGCCATGGCTACCTCGCCTTCTATTGCGGCCTGCGCGCGCTCGAAAACATTCACGCGCTCGTGCATCTCGGCACGCATGGCACGACGGAGTGGCTGCCCGGCAAGGCGGTGGCGCTCTCCACGCAATGCTGGCCGCGCCTCGCGATCGGTGCGGTTCCGGTGGTCTATCCCTTCATCGTCGACGATCCCGGCGAGGCGGCTCCCGCCAAGCGCCGCATTGGCGCCGTGACAATCGGCCATCTCACGCCGCAGACGATGGGCGCAGGCCTTCACGGCGAGGCAGGCGCCCTGCGCGAGTTGGTGGAGGAATTCTCCTCAGCCCAGGTGCTGCACCCGGGCCGCGCGCAACTCGTGGCGAAGGAGATTCGCGAGCGTGCACAAACCAGCGGATTGGCCGCCGCCTGCGGCGTTGACGATGCGATGCCGATGGACGAGGCGCTGACCCGTCTCGACGCGCATCTCTGCGATCTCGGCGAGGTGACGATCCGCGATGGATTGCATGTCTTCGGCAACTCCGCTGAAGGCTTCGAGGCCTGCGCCGCCGGCGAGCGCGAGGGGTTGCTGAACGCTCTCGACGGCCGCTTCGTCGTGCCGGGCCCGTCCGGTTCGCCCTCGCGTGGGCAGACCGATGTGCTGCCCACTGGCCGCAACCTCGCGACCCTCGATCCGCGCGCGATCCCCACCCGCGCCGCCACGGAGCTCGGCTGGCGCGCGGCGGCGGAAGTGGTGCGTCGCCATCTGCAAGAGGAAGGCGACTGGCCACGCCGGATCGTGATGGACCTGTGGGCCTCGCCGACGCTACGCTCCGGCGGCGAGGACATCGCCCATGCGCTGGCCCTCATGGGCGTGCGCCCGACCTGGGACCATGCCTCCACCCGCGTGACCGGCTTCGAGATCGTGCCGCAGCCGCTCCTCGACCGCCCCCGCGCCGATGTGACGATCCGCGTTTCCGGCGCATTCCGCGACACGTTCCCCGACCAGATCGCCCTGCTCGACCAGGCGGTCCGCGCCGTCGCTGCGCTGAGCGAGGATGACGCATGGAACGAGCTCGCCGCCGCGCGCCGGCGGGGAGAGAACCTGTCGCGCGTCTTCGGCTCCGCGCCGGGCACCTACGGTGCGGGCGTGGCGGCGCAGGCGCTCGATGGCGAATGGACAACGAAAGGCGATTTCGGCCGCATTTATCTCGAAGGCACCTCTCATTCTTTCGGCTCCGGCGGCGAGGCCCATTCCGATGAGAGCTTTTCGCACAGGGTCGAGCAGGCCGAAGCCTTCGTGCATGTGAGCGACGTCGCCGAGCGCGACATCCTCGACGGCGATTCCGCCGCGGACGCCATCGGCGGCTTCGCGGCCGCAGCTCAGGCGCTGGGTCAATCCCCTGCCCTCTACAGCCTCGACACCAGCAATCCGCAGGCTCCGAGAGCCCGCACGCTGCCTGAGGATATCGACCGCCTCGTGCGCGGACGCCTGACCAACCCGCGCTGGATCAAAGGCCAGCTGCGACATGGCTGGCGGGGTGCGGCCGAGATCGCGCAAGGCGTCGATGCGCTTTTCGCCTTCGCCGCGACGACGGACGCGGTCTCGTCCGCAGGTTTCGATCTCGTCTTCACCGCCCTGATCGCCGACGAGCCCGTCTGGCATCGGATTGGGACCGTCAATCCGGCGGCCGCCCAGGCCATCCGCGACCGCTTGGCAGATGCACGTGTGCGCGGGCTTTGGGAGAGCCGCCTCAATTCCGTTGCAGCCTTTTTCGCCGATGGTCGGAAGGAGGCCGCCGAATGA
- a CDS encoding CbtA family protein, whose product MILRVLKAALVAGFLAACVAATLQTFLTSPLILQAETYEKAAAPEAHASGYGGLVQLAHVHSAQLHLAHGQHAHADAAEEGGWEPGEGFPRVAFTALATLVSGVGYAAILAALLLAAGREFNPQTALRWAIGGFVAVNLAPAVGLPPELPGMGGAHLAERQIWWVCTALGTGLGLYLMTNVRHHAAIGIGLLAIVLPHIIGAPHAEAAASDVPAVLAAQFAARSLAVAFAFWATLGLSLGWYWVRQEDRTKSGLLSQAASVTGERKAV is encoded by the coding sequence ATGATATTGCGGGTATTGAAGGCGGCTTTGGTCGCCGGGTTTCTGGCTGCTTGCGTAGCTGCAACCCTCCAAACTTTCCTGACGTCTCCCTTGATTCTCCAGGCCGAGACATACGAGAAGGCCGCGGCGCCAGAGGCGCATGCCTCCGGATACGGCGGCCTGGTGCAGTTGGCTCACGTGCATTCGGCTCAATTACATCTGGCTCATGGGCAACATGCCCACGCCGATGCTGCGGAAGAGGGTGGATGGGAACCCGGCGAAGGCTTTCCCCGGGTAGCCTTCACGGCCCTTGCCACGTTGGTCAGCGGTGTCGGCTATGCAGCGATTCTTGCAGCCTTGCTTCTTGCTGCAGGTCGAGAATTCAACCCGCAAACCGCATTGCGGTGGGCGATCGGCGGCTTTGTCGCCGTCAATCTCGCGCCTGCCGTCGGGCTGCCTCCTGAGCTTCCCGGCATGGGGGGCGCGCATCTCGCAGAGAGGCAGATCTGGTGGGTCTGCACTGCCCTCGGAACAGGCCTCGGCCTCTACCTGATGACGAATGTGCGCCATCATGCGGCTATCGGCATCGGTCTCCTGGCAATAGTGCTCCCTCACATCATCGGGGCGCCTCATGCGGAGGCTGCAGCGAGTGACGTTCCGGCCGTTCTTGCCGCACAATTCGCGGCACGCTCGCTTGCTGTCGCATTCGCCTTCTGGGCGACCCTTGGACTAAGCCTCGGCTGGTACTGGGTGCGGCAGGAAGACCGCACGAAATCAGGACTTCTCTCTCAGGCGGCTTCGGTTACCGGCGAACGCAAGGCCGTTTAG
- the cobO gene encoding cob(I)yrinic acid a,c-diamide adenosyltransferase, which produces MSQDEDARHRAKMIKRKEVQDREVASKTVEKGLLIVHTGPGKGKSTAAFGLMLRALGRGFHVGVVQFIKGAWETGERLALNRLSDQVEWHTMGEGFTWETQDRSRDVAAAERAWDKAKELMAREDIRLLVLDELNIALRYEYLDLAEVVETLRQRRPGLHVVVTGRNAKPELIEAADLVTEMTLVKHHFAAGVKAQEGVEF; this is translated from the coding sequence ATGAGCCAGGACGAAGACGCGCGCCACCGCGCCAAGATGATCAAGCGCAAGGAGGTCCAGGACCGGGAGGTCGCCTCGAAGACCGTCGAGAAGGGGCTCCTCATCGTCCATACGGGCCCCGGCAAGGGCAAGTCCACGGCCGCCTTCGGGCTCATGCTGCGGGCGCTCGGCCGCGGCTTTCACGTGGGGGTGGTCCAGTTCATCAAGGGCGCCTGGGAGACCGGCGAGCGCCTGGCGCTTAACCGACTCTCCGATCAGGTCGAGTGGCACACCATGGGCGAGGGGTTCACCTGGGAGACCCAGGACCGCTCCCGCGACGTAGCGGCGGCTGAACGCGCCTGGGACAAGGCCAAGGAGCTGATGGCGCGCGAGGACATCCGCCTTCTGGTGCTCGACGAGCTCAACATCGCCTTGCGCTACGAGTACCTGGATCTGGCCGAGGTGGTCGAAACCCTGCGCCAGCGCAGGCCCGGTCTCCATGTGGTCGTCACAGGCCGCAACGCGAAGCCGGAGCTGATCGAGGCAGCGGACCTCGTCACCGAGATGACTCTGGTCAAGCACCATTTCGCGGCCGGCGTGAAGGCGCAGGAAGGCGTCGAGTTCTGA